The segment TAAGACAGTAATGTGTTAATCAAACGATAATATTTCTGTTGATTGATTCGTTTTTTATAACTTTGACACATGTTTAAACAAGTTTTACATAAATGCTCTTCAATGCTCATGGCAATATTAGTGTTGTTATCGACGGTGTCCTTTGCCGTGGAGAAGCACTATTGTGGTGATGTTTTAATTGATGTAGCGGTGTTTGGCGACGTAAAAAAATGCTCTTCTGAAGCTTTTGAAACGCCAATGAAAAAAGGGTGTTGCAAAGATAAAGTTGAAATTGTCAAAGGTCAAGATGATTTAAAGCAAAACACTTTTGATACGCTCGATACGAATGAGCAGCTTGTTTTAATCTCCTTTGTTTATTCCTATCAAAATCTGTTTGAGGTATTTCCAAAACTAATTATTCCTCATAAAGATTATTCGCCCCCTAACTTGTTTGCAGATATTCAAGTACGCAATCAAGTCTTCATAATTTGATATAATTAATCGCTTAAGATTAGAGCATGCCAACTTTGTTTGGGGTGAATTATTATATCAAAACAAAACATAATGACACATAAATATATAGTTGCAGGTATGACCTGCAGTGGCTGTAAGGCTTCGATTGAAAACCAGCTCAATGCGATGGACGATGTTATTGAGGCATCAGTTAATCTTGAGAAAAGCGAAGCGAGCATAACAACGTCAAAGCATATCTCAATTGAGAGGTTTCAACAGGCTTTACCGGAAAAATATACAATTACTGAACAAAAAGAGAAGACTGTTTTCACATCTTCCCCTTCAGATTTGAAAAAGGTTAGCAGTGATTTAAAACAGCTCTTTCCACTGTTTTTAATTTTTTTATTTATCACAGGAGCTTCTATTTTACTCAATTATAATCCTTCAAACTTTTCAGGATTTATGCTTGACTTTATGGGGTTATTTTACATTGTATTTAGCTTTTTTAAATTCTTAGATTTAAAAGGGTTCCCAAAAAGTTTTAGTATGTATGATCCATTGGCTAAAATAGTTCCTGCCTATGCTTGGATCTATCCGTTTATAGAATTGATTCTAGGGTTAATGTTCTTGATGCGCTATCAAATACCAATAGCCTTAATAGTGACACTTATTGTT is part of the Formosa sp. Hel1_31_208 genome and harbors:
- a CDS encoding heavy-metal-associated domain-containing protein, coding for MTHKYIVAGMTCSGCKASIENQLNAMDDVIEASVNLEKSEASITTSKHISIERFQQALPEKYTITEQKEKTVFTSSPSDLKKVSSDLKQLFPLFLIFLFITGASILLNYNPSNFSGFMLDFMGLFYIVFSFFKFLDLKGFPKSFSMYDPLAKIVPAYAWIYPFIELILGLMFLMRYQIPIALIVTLIVLGMTTLGVVKALLGKQTIQCACLGTVLKLPMTKATFIENSIMIIMAIIMLVKTNN